The sequence TCGGGCTTCTTCTGGAAGTGAGTTCCCGTGGGTGCGAGGTAGGTCTCGCCGTCGTACTCCTCGGGATCGACCTTCGTCTCCGGCGAGGCGTTGATCGTCACCATACACATCGGATACAGCGACTTCAGGTCGAGGACGGTGACGTTCTCCTTGACCCCCGTGATCGGGTCGAAGACGGCTCCACCCTCGTATTCCTCCCCACCTTCCTGCTGTCCTTTCGAGGGGAGCGCGAACCGCCCGTGGGCGACGTGCAAAACGTACATGTCCACCGCGTCGCCGGGTGTCGGGGCGTCCTCGAGTTTACAGCCGACGAACGAACGCACCTCGTCCCAGAAGGCGATGATTTCCTGCTGTCTGTCGAGTTCGACACAGAGTTCGACGTCCCGGAGGTTGTACTCGAGCAGTTTCGTGGGGTCGTCCTCCCAGAGGTCGCCGATCTTGCCAGCGTACCGTTCCTTGCCGACACCGAGTTCGGCCTCGCCGACGGCGTCGAGTCGGTAGGAGTCCAGTTCCGAGAAGACCATCCGCTGGTAGCCATACAGCAGGTCGAAGACGACCCGTCCCTTGATGTCGGGGCCGCCCCAGTTGCTCCGCCAGACCTCGTCGACCCGGGAGAGCCGGTCGATCGAGAGATCGTAATCGTGGTGAGGGCCGTCGAGTTCCTCGAGGCGGTCGAGGAAGTACGGCGCGTCGAAATCCTCAAAATTCCAACCTGTCAAAATATCTGGATCGGTCTCCTCGACGTACTCGAGGAAGGCCTGGAGCATCGCCTCCTCCTCTGTGAACGTGCGGACCTCGTGATCGATCGCTCCCTCGATGGGGTCGTACTCCTCGACCGCCCCGGGGATCTCGCCGTCACCTTCGGGGGCCTCGTAGAGCCACATCACGTACTCGTCGTCGTAAGAATCGTGACTGGTGAGACAGACGATCGGCTCCTCGCCGTCCTCCGGGAAGCCGTTCCGGTCGTCGACCTCGATGTCGAAGGTACAGATCCGGGGATCGGCGTCGACCTCGACGGGTTCGACTTCCTCGTGTGGTACCACGAGCGAGTCGTCCTCTGCGCGACGCTCGGGGACGCGGATGCCGCTGCGAACGTCCTTGTCGATCAGGAAGCGGTTCGGGAACAGGATGTCCGCTTCGTAATGCTGGAAGTCGTCACGAATCTGGCCGACGTCCCGCGGCGTCTGGCCGAAGATCTTCGTCAGCTTCTCCCCGCGGATGCTCTCGTAGGGCTCGCCGTCGCGACCGACCTCTCGGATACCCGTAATCCGGTCGTACTGCTCTTCGGGCGGTCGCTCGAGACTCTCGGTCGGCGCGTAAAAGTACGGGCGAAAGCCGACGACCTGCACGTGCTCGAGTTCGCCGTCGCCCGTCCGCCCGAAGACGTGTACGATCGGTTGTTCCTGATCTCCGTAGCCCGCGACCGTGTAGTCGACCTGCATCACGGCGAGTTCGAGTTCGCCGTCGGGATCTGGAAGGGTTTCCGCGACGACGTCTACCACCTCCGCAGCGTCGGTCCCGCCGTTGCCAGCGACGGCGATCGCCTCTTCGTCCGGCCTGTCGTCGCCCCCGGTAAACTCCGAGAGTCCGGTCTGGCCCGCCTCGGTCATGATACCGGGTGTTGGTGGGCGCCACTAAAAACCCCCACTGTCTCGCGTCGACCGGCAGGACCTGTCGCAGGTCGAGATCACCCGTCTTCTTTCACTTGCGGCCCGGACTTGCGTGAGCAACAAGACATATAATGTGGTAACACATAACACGACCATAGGTGATCGACGTGTCCACCCGAAACGACGAGGCAGACGGCAGCGAGCGTAGTTCGAGTACCGAGCCCGCCGGGACCGCGACGATCGAGTCCTACGAGACCGACGACGGGGTGGTCTTCTACGACGCCGAAAACCCGCTCGCCTGGGTCGAGACCTCGCGCGCGTTCGCCCTTTCAGATCTGGCCTGAGGGCGGACGAGGCCGCCTCGAGCGACGACTGGCCACCGTAACGCCAACCCTTTTGCCGTGGCTCACCGAGGCTCGAACGACGTGTTCGACCGGAACGAGGAGTCCCACGAAACCGACGCGGAGAAGGACCTGCGGGACCCGGAGAGCGACTCGCTTACGATACCGCGCGTCGACACCGAGGACGCGGGCGGGGGACTACACGAAGACTTCAGGTCCGAGTTCGACACCGAGTCACTCGAGGCACCGGACGTGGCACCCGATATCGACCCCGACACGAGCGACGTCCCGCCGGAACTCCTCAAGACGTTCTGGTCGATCGTTCTCGTCGTGAACGGAGCCGTCCTCGCGTACGCGCTGGGCCTCATGATCCTCGTCTTCTGGGGCGACGTCGAGCGCGGTCTCGCCCTCGTCGCTGGCGGCGTGATCCTCTCGGGATTTGCCTACAAACGGTACCGGAACTACCGGCGCTGGCGGGAGGAGGAGGGCGAAGACGAACGCGACGAGGACGGCGACGCAGACGCCACGGACGGCGAGTCCACCCCGACCACCGGCGACGAGGTCGACTCCGAATCGAACGACCGAGACGACGCGACGAACGACGACAGTCCCTGACCCATGCAACCCGTCGAAGACGACACCGGCAACCGCTACCTGCTGTGTAAACGCTCCACCGACTCGAGTCTCGTTCGCGACCCCGTCACCGGCACCGAACGGTACATCCCGAACGACCGCCTCGAGACGGTCGACGTCGAACCGCTCGAGGCGGCCGCCGGAGCCGTTCCCGCGCCGCTTCGGACACTCCTGACGAGCGTCCACGACGAGCCGACCCTCGGCCTGCTGTTCGAACTCGAGGCCCGCGGTCCACTGGCGGTGCGGACGATCCTCGGGGAAACGACGTTCTGCGAGAGCGACCTCAACGGCCGCCTGTCGGTGCTCGTCGCGGTCGGCCTGCTCGAGGAAGCTACCGTCGCGGGCGAACGTGGCTACGGCCTCACCGAAACCGGCGAGGCGGCACTCGAGACGCTTCGCGAGGGAATCGCCGACAACGAACACACCGGGGATCCAGCGTCTCGCGACTCCTGAGAACGGGTTCCGGCCGAAGACCCGATCGAACGGCCTATTCTGCGCCCAGTATCGCCGCTTCCGGGGGCTCGCCTCGCTCGAGCCGCGACCGGTTGGAGGTGGCGTCTTTCTCCACCCGAACCAGTGAGTCCGCGGCGCCGACGAGTTCCTCGTCGTGGCTGACGACGACGATCTGTTCGACCCCGAGGTCCCGCATCGACTCGACGAGTGCGACCAGCTGGGTGACGTGCCCGGAGTCCAGAAACACCGTGGGCTCGTCGAGGATCAGCGGCGGCATCGGCGCGGTTCCCTCGACTCCTTCCGCCAGCAGCCGGTAGATCGCACACCGCAGGCTGAGGTTGAACAGCGCCCGCTCGCCGCCCGAGAGCTGCTCGGGCTCGAGCGGTTCGCCGTCTTTCTGGTAAACCGTCAGCCGATAGTCACCGTCGAGTTCGATCCCGGCGTAGGAGTCGTTCTGGTAAACGAGGTCGAACGTCTCGTTGAGCAGTCGTTCGAGCGTCTCGACGTTGCGCTGGCGGAGTTCTGCGCGCAACTCGCCGTAGGTCGTCTGCAGAGTCTCTGCTTCCTCGTACAGCGATTCCAGTCGGTCCCGGCGTTCCTCGAGAACCTCGAGACGCTCACGCAGGCGTTCGAGTTCCTCGAGTTCGTTCTCGACTGCGCCGATGGCGTTCTGGAGGTTCGTCCGCTGGTCGTCGAGTTCCGCGAGTTTCTCGTCGACCTGCTCGATGTACTGCTCGGCGTTTTGCCTGTCCTCGCGTGCGGCGGTGACCCGATCCTCGTCGAACTCGGACTCGAGGTCGCGCTTGCGCTCGCGTTTTGCCGACAGCGTCTCGCGCCGTTCCTCGTTCATCGTCGCCCAGTCCTCGCGGCGCTCGCGGCGATTCTCGATCTGGTTCTCGAGGTCGGCCCGCTCGTCGTCGATCTCGGTGACCCGCCGCAACGACTCGAGGGCCTCCCTGACCCCACTGCGCTCGGTGTTGATCTCGCCGAGCGAGTTCCGGTGGGCGGCGACCTCCGCTTCGAGTTCGGCCGCTCGCTCGCGCTTTTCCTCGGCGTCGGCCTCGGCCTCGTCGGCGTCCTCGAGCAGGCGCTCGCGCTGGTTACGCCGGTCGGTGAGCGCCTCGCGTTTCTCGGCGAGCAGCTGGGCGACGTTCTCGCGGTTCTCCTCGAGTCGGTCGACCCGCCGTTCGGCCTCACGGAGCGTTTCCGCGCGCTCGATGCGCTCGTCCAGATCCTCGCGGCGATCTTCGAGTTCCGCGAGTCGATCCTCGAGGTCGGCCAGTTCCGCCCGGCGCTCGTCGAGCACGTCGACGTGCGGGGAGTCCTCGACCGGCTGGCCACACTCGGGACACTTGCCCTCCTCGAGCAGCCGTTCACCCTCCTCGATCGCGTTCTCGACGGTCTGGCGGTCTGCGATCACCGAATTGATCTCCTCGGCGAGTTCCTCGCGGTCGGCCTCGAGGCTCTCGAGGTGGGCAGCCGCCGCTCCAAACTCGATCGGTGCCTCCTCGAAACGAGCGCGTTCCGCCTCGATCTCGTCCTCGAGATCCTCGAGACTCGACTCCCGCGCTTCGATGTCCTCCTCGTCGCTCTCGAGGCGGTCTGCCAGTTGCTCGGCCTCTTCGCGAGCCGTGTCGGCCTGTGACTCGAGATCGGCTGCCGCCTCCTCGAGACGGTCGATCTCACCGCTCGTCTCGGTGATCGCGACCTTGACGTCCTCGAGGTCGTCTCGCAACGCCTCGTCACGAGCCTCGAGGTCGTCGATTCGCGCTTCGACGGCCTCGCGGTCGGCACCGTCGGCGAGGTCGACGTCGGCCAGCACCGCCTCGCGCTCGTCGGTGAGTTCCTCGCGGCGCCGGGTCAGTTCGCGGACCTCCTCGCTGGCGGCCTCGCGCTCGCGTTCGGTCTCTGCGATCTTCGAACGCAACTCCTCGATCTCTTCGTCGAGTCCCGCGATCTCCTCGCGAGTTTCCTCGTGGCGTTCGAGGACGTCTGCGGCCGTCTCGAGTGTCTGTCTGGCCTGCTCGCGCTGGGCCTCGTAGTGGTCGATCTCTTCACTGACCGAAGCGAGGCGAGACTCGAGGCCGTTGAGCCGTTCGTGGAGCTCTTTGTCCTCTTTCTGTTCGACCTGACTCGCGACGTCCTCCAGGACCTCGCGCTGGCCGTCGAGGACGGTCTTGACTCCGAGGCGGGCGTCGCTGGCCCGCTCGCGATAGTCCTCGAGTGCACCCAGTTGCAGGAGGTCGTCGATCATGTCCTGACGCTCACTCGGTGAGGCGTGGATCAGCTTGTTGACCTCGCCCTGACGGACGTACGCGCAGTTGACGAACGCATCGGCGTCCATCCGCAAGAGTTCGGCGACCTCGCGGCGGACGTCCCGGGCCCCCTCGATCGTCTCGGTAGGCGTCTCGAGGACGCATTTGGTCGTCGTCGCGCGGTCGCCCCGGAGTTTGAGTTCGCGTTCGATCCGGTAGTCGCGGCCGTCGTGGCTGAACCAGAGTTCGACGCCGCTCTCTTCCTCGCCGGTCGTGATCACGTCGTCTAACGTGCGGTCGTCCAGCGCCTTCGAGCCGTACAGCGCGAAGAAGACGGCCTCGAGCAGCGTCGACTTGCCGCTGCCGTTGACGCCGTGGACGACCGAGACGCCGCGCTCGAGTGAGAGGTCGGTCTCGCCGTAGCACTTGAAGTTCCGGAGGCGGACGCGATCGACTCTCACGCGAAATCACCCAGCGAGGCGTCGGCGGCGTCGTCTGTGGCCGGGTCGGACGCTGTGTCGTCGCCGTCCGTGGTCGGTTCGTGTGCCGTCTCGTCGCCCTCTGCGTCGGCTTCGGGCTCCCGGGCCGGATTCGCGTCGGTAGCAGGTTCCTGGGGTTCCGTCCCGTCGGCAGCGACTTCCGTGGGTCTCTCCTCCTCGACAGCAGGCTCCTCAGCGATACCGCCGCCGCTCGAGTCCTCGCGGCTCGAGTCGTCACCCGAAAGCTGGTCGGCCACCGTCGTCACGTCCTCGTCGTCGGGCGCACGCTCGGGTGCCGGTTCGAACGCCGAGACGTCGTCCTCGAGCAGGTCGCGGACGCGGCGCTCGACGGTCTCGCGGACGTTCGAGTCGGGGAGGTCGCCGTTCCGGACCGTGGTGTCGATCTCGCGGGCGGCGTCGCTCAGCCCGAGGTCGCGGACGCGTTCGCGAACCGCGTCGTCGGGGTCTGCGAAGCTGACGGCGACCTCCTCGTCCTCGTCGGGGAGGTCCCGGCGGTCGTTGACCCGGGCGACGAGCGCGCCGCGGTCGACGGCCAGCGCTTCGATCGCCGCGGGCGTGATCGGCCGGCCCTCACCCTCGATGGTGACGATCACGACGGCGTCTTCGAGGTCGTACTCCCGGACCCGTTCCTGGACGCGGTCGACGCCCTCGTCGGACGCTAACTCGACGTCGACGAAGACGAACTCGCGGGTATCGGGGAGGCCACGGCGGGTGATGGCGACCTCGTCGTCGAAGGTGACGAGGTTGTACCCGCGGGGATC is a genomic window of Natrarchaeobaculum aegyptiacum containing:
- a CDS encoding DNA-directed DNA polymerase, producing MTEAGQTGLSEFTGGDDRPDEEAIAVAGNGGTDAAEVVDVVAETLPDPDGELELAVMQVDYTVAGYGDQEQPIVHVFGRTGDGELEHVQVVGFRPYFYAPTESLERPPEEQYDRITGIREVGRDGEPYESIRGEKLTKIFGQTPRDVGQIRDDFQHYEADILFPNRFLIDKDVRSGIRVPERRAEDDSLVVPHEEVEPVEVDADPRICTFDIEVDDRNGFPEDGEEPIVCLTSHDSYDDEYVMWLYEAPEGDGEIPGAVEEYDPIEGAIDHEVRTFTEEEAMLQAFLEYVEETDPDILTGWNFEDFDAPYFLDRLEELDGPHHDYDLSIDRLSRVDEVWRSNWGGPDIKGRVVFDLLYGYQRMVFSELDSYRLDAVGEAELGVGKERYAGKIGDLWEDDPTKLLEYNLRDVELCVELDRQQEIIAFWDEVRSFVGCKLEDAPTPGDAVDMYVLHVAHGRFALPSKGQQEGGEEYEGGAVFDPITGVKENVTVLDLKSLYPMCMVTINASPETKVDPEEYDGETYLAPTGTHFQKKPDGVNREMIEELLAEREEKKALRNEHEPGTPEYEQYDRQQGAVKVIMNSLYGVSGWEQFRLYDKEAAAAITATGREVIEFTETAANELNYQVTYGDTDSVMLELGADVSNEAAIEQSFEIEDHINDRYGDFAREDLNAEDHRFQIEFEKLYRRFFQAGTKKRYAGHIVWKEGKDVDTIDIVGFEYQRSDIAPITKRVQHEVIEMIVKDGDVEGAKDYVNEVIQEVLAGEVSLEDIAIPGGIGKRLNNYDTDTAQVRGAKYANRLLGTNFQRGSKPKRLYLDRVDPSFFRRMEDEEGFDPQTDPLYGAFKRDPDVICFEYEDQIPDAFEVDYDTMLEKTLKGPIERILEALDVSWNEVKSGQEQKGLDSFM
- a CDS encoding DUF7331 family protein, which translates into the protein MIDVSTRNDEADGSERSSSTEPAGTATIESYETDDGVVFYDAENPLAWVETSRAFALSDLA
- a CDS encoding DUF7322 domain-containing protein; this encodes MFDRNEESHETDAEKDLRDPESDSLTIPRVDTEDAGGGLHEDFRSEFDTESLEAPDVAPDIDPDTSDVPPELLKTFWSIVLVVNGAVLAYALGLMILVFWGDVERGLALVAGGVILSGFAYKRYRNYRRWREEEGEDERDEDGDADATDGESTPTTGDEVDSESNDRDDATNDDSP
- a CDS encoding DUF7346 family protein; translated protein: MQPVEDDTGNRYLLCKRSTDSSLVRDPVTGTERYIPNDRLETVDVEPLEAAAGAVPAPLRTLLTSVHDEPTLGLLFELEARGPLAVRTILGETTFCESDLNGRLSVLVAVGLLEEATVAGERGYGLTETGEAALETLREGIADNEHTGDPASRDS
- the rad50 gene encoding DNA double-strand break repair ATPase Rad50 is translated as MRVDRVRLRNFKCYGETDLSLERGVSVVHGVNGSGKSTLLEAVFFALYGSKALDDRTLDDVITTGEEESGVELWFSHDGRDYRIERELKLRGDRATTTKCVLETPTETIEGARDVRREVAELLRMDADAFVNCAYVRQGEVNKLIHASPSERQDMIDDLLQLGALEDYRERASDARLGVKTVLDGQREVLEDVASQVEQKEDKELHERLNGLESRLASVSEEIDHYEAQREQARQTLETAADVLERHEETREEIAGLDEEIEELRSKIAETEREREAASEEVRELTRRREELTDEREAVLADVDLADGADREAVEARIDDLEARDEALRDDLEDVKVAITETSGEIDRLEEAAADLESQADTAREEAEQLADRLESDEEDIEARESSLEDLEDEIEAERARFEEAPIEFGAAAAHLESLEADREELAEEINSVIADRQTVENAIEEGERLLEEGKCPECGQPVEDSPHVDVLDERRAELADLEDRLAELEDRREDLDERIERAETLREAERRVDRLEENRENVAQLLAEKREALTDRRNQRERLLEDADEAEADAEEKRERAAELEAEVAAHRNSLGEINTERSGVREALESLRRVTEIDDERADLENQIENRRERREDWATMNEERRETLSAKRERKRDLESEFDEDRVTAAREDRQNAEQYIEQVDEKLAELDDQRTNLQNAIGAVENELEELERLRERLEVLEERRDRLESLYEEAETLQTTYGELRAELRQRNVETLERLLNETFDLVYQNDSYAGIELDGDYRLTVYQKDGEPLEPEQLSGGERALFNLSLRCAIYRLLAEGVEGTAPMPPLILDEPTVFLDSGHVTQLVALVESMRDLGVEQIVVVSHDEELVGAADSLVRVEKDATSNRSRLERGEPPEAAILGAE
- the mre11 gene encoding DNA double-strand break repair protein Mre11, coding for MTRVLHTGDTHIGYQQYNSPTRRRDFLEAFQNVAADAVADDVDAVVHAGDLFHDRRPSLVDLQGTVAVLRTLADAEIPFLAVVGNHEGKRDAQWLDLFADLGLATRLDGSPHLVGDVALYGLDFVPRSRRGDLEYEFDPVPEEAEHAALVSHGLFEPFPHGEWDTERLLTESTVDFDAVLLGDNHAADTAEVCDAWVTYCGSTERASASERDPRGYNLVTFDDEVAITRRGLPDTREFVFVDVELASDEGVDRVQERVREYDLEDAVVIVTIEGEGRPITPAAIEALAVDRGALVARVNDRRDLPDEDEEVAVSFADPDDAVRERVRDLGLSDAAREIDTTVRNGDLPDSNVRETVERRVRDLLEDDVSAFEPAPERAPDDEDVTTVADQLSGDDSSREDSSGGGIAEEPAVEEERPTEVAADGTEPQEPATDANPAREPEADAEGDETAHEPTTDGDDTASDPATDDAADASLGDFA